The following are encoded in a window of Dysidea avara chromosome 4, odDysAvar1.4, whole genome shotgun sequence genomic DNA:
- the LOC136252329 gene encoding beta-1,3-N-acetylglucosaminyltransferase manic fringe-like isoform X2, translated as MTRGLDTGGQKYLRGILTLCVVVSITSVCFYQYTRQETEQVEFISRNYSSTSNRTYVNKTKSDSSADQQPAKSDKETNNSESPTNQVKLTKPQIKPSVLSSVIQINSTHVNGKLLENVDVRWDKNIYFSIKTTTKYFKDRLPALIPTWFQVVNKNMLTVVSEKSDVGTAMADVMKEAGLNLKLTDCDKGHTKMGLCCKTGAEFGAYYKTLEKYKSEMKSFQWYCHFDDDMYVNVPELSNLLQQYDPGKPYYIGTTDDFKYIHTVTSAAIKKLQEANIPLLNKNYQLCSGAAYCISHPLMMELKQFFNGPKAFTRMCTILETVDDFTVGQAIVSLLGHHRNLTTSIKTQQTLHLEKKTAKEISKFVCVAPNCTKKQLESYAKSIHMSLSEDPTRFLAYHCLLYPTVSWCHK; from the exons ATGACTCGAGGTTTAGACACCGGCGGGCAGAAATATTTACGTGGAATACTCACTCTTTGTGTTGTGGTATCCATCACGTCAGTCTGCTTCTACCAGTATACCCGGCAG GAAACAGAACAGGTTGAATTTATCAGCCGAAACTATTCTTCTACAAGCAATCGGACTTATGTAAACAAGACTAAAAGTGATAGTAGTGCGGATCAACAGCCCGCTAAATCTGACAAGGAAACTAATAACTCCGAGTCCCCTACTAATCAAGTCAAGTTAACTAAACCTCAAATCAAACCATCAGTATTGAGTTCTGTCATTCAAATAAACTCCACTCATGTTAATGGTAAACTCCTGGAAAATGTAGATGTCAGATGGGATAAAAACATATATTTTTCTATTAAAACCACTACTAAGTATTTCAAAGATAGATTACCTGCTTTGATACCAACTTGGTTTCAAGTTGTAAACAAGAATATG CTTACAGTTGTTAGTGAAAAATCTGATGTTGGGACTGCAATGGCTGATGTAATGAAAGAAGCAG GATTAAATTTAAAATTAACAGATTGTGATAAGGGCCACACAAA AATGGGTCTCTGTTGTAAAACTGGAGCGGAATTTGGTGCATATTACAAAACTTTAGAGAAGTACAAGAGTGAAATGAAAAG TTTTCAATGGTACTGTCACTTTGATGATGACATGTATGTCAATGTACCAGAATTGAGTAATCTCCTGCAACAATATGATCCAGGGAAACCGTATTATATTGGAACAACAGATGATTTTAAGTATATT CATACTGTCACGAGTGCTGCAATCAAAAAACTGCAAGAAGCAAACATT CCTCTATTGAATAAGAATTATCAGCTTTGTTCTGGTGCAGCTTACTGCATTAGTCATCCACTAATGATGGAGTTGAAACAGTTTTTCAA tgGACCAAAAGCATTCACTAGAATGTGTACAATACTCGAAACAGTGGATGACTTTACAGTTGGACAGGCTATAG tcAGTTTACTAGGACACCATCGCAATCTTACTACCAGTATCAAGACTCAGCAAACTTTACATCTTGAGAAAAAAACTGCTAAAgaaatttcaaaattt GTCTGTGTAGCTCCAAACTGTACTAAAAAGCAGCTAGAATCATATGCTAAATCAATACATATGTCATTGTCAGAAGACCCAACAAG GTTTTTAGCCTATCATTGTTTACTCTACCCAACTGTATCATGGTGTCATAAGTAA
- the LOC136252329 gene encoding beta-1,3-N-acetylglucosaminyltransferase manic fringe-like isoform X1 gives MTRGLDTGGQKYLRGILTLCVVVSITSVCFYQYTRQVNSLPTFYMINQESSGKETEQVEFISRNYSSTSNRTYVNKTKSDSSADQQPAKSDKETNNSESPTNQVKLTKPQIKPSVLSSVIQINSTHVNGKLLENVDVRWDKNIYFSIKTTTKYFKDRLPALIPTWFQVVNKNMLTVVSEKSDVGTAMADVMKEAGLNLKLTDCDKGHTKMGLCCKTGAEFGAYYKTLEKYKSEMKSFQWYCHFDDDMYVNVPELSNLLQQYDPGKPYYIGTTDDFKYIHTVTSAAIKKLQEANIPLLNKNYQLCSGAAYCISHPLMMELKQFFNGPKAFTRMCTILETVDDFTVGQAIVSLLGHHRNLTTSIKTQQTLHLEKKTAKEISKFVCVAPNCTKKQLESYAKSIHMSLSEDPTRFLAYHCLLYPTVSWCHK, from the exons ATGACTCGAGGTTTAGACACCGGCGGGCAGAAATATTTACGTGGAATACTCACTCTTTGTGTTGTGGTATCCATCACGTCAGTCTGCTTCTACCAGTATACCCGGCAGGTGAATTCCCTGCCAACGTTTTATATGATTAACCAAGAATCTTCCGGCAAGGAAACAGAACAGGTTGAATTTATCAGCCGAAACTATTCTTCTACAAGCAATCGGACTTATGTAAACAAGACTAAAAGTGATAGTAGTGCGGATCAACAGCCCGCTAAATCTGACAAGGAAACTAATAACTCCGAGTCCCCTACTAATCAAGTCAAGTTAACTAAACCTCAAATCAAACCATCAGTATTGAGTTCTGTCATTCAAATAAACTCCACTCATGTTAATGGTAAACTCCTGGAAAATGTAGATGTCAGATGGGATAAAAACATATATTTTTCTATTAAAACCACTACTAAGTATTTCAAAGATAGATTACCTGCTTTGATACCAACTTGGTTTCAAGTTGTAAACAAGAATATG CTTACAGTTGTTAGTGAAAAATCTGATGTTGGGACTGCAATGGCTGATGTAATGAAAGAAGCAG GATTAAATTTAAAATTAACAGATTGTGATAAGGGCCACACAAA AATGGGTCTCTGTTGTAAAACTGGAGCGGAATTTGGTGCATATTACAAAACTTTAGAGAAGTACAAGAGTGAAATGAAAAG TTTTCAATGGTACTGTCACTTTGATGATGACATGTATGTCAATGTACCAGAATTGAGTAATCTCCTGCAACAATATGATCCAGGGAAACCGTATTATATTGGAACAACAGATGATTTTAAGTATATT CATACTGTCACGAGTGCTGCAATCAAAAAACTGCAAGAAGCAAACATT CCTCTATTGAATAAGAATTATCAGCTTTGTTCTGGTGCAGCTTACTGCATTAGTCATCCACTAATGATGGAGTTGAAACAGTTTTTCAA tgGACCAAAAGCATTCACTAGAATGTGTACAATACTCGAAACAGTGGATGACTTTACAGTTGGACAGGCTATAG tcAGTTTACTAGGACACCATCGCAATCTTACTACCAGTATCAAGACTCAGCAAACTTTACATCTTGAGAAAAAAACTGCTAAAgaaatttcaaaattt GTCTGTGTAGCTCCAAACTGTACTAAAAAGCAGCTAGAATCATATGCTAAATCAATACATATGTCATTGTCAGAAGACCCAACAAG GTTTTTAGCCTATCATTGTTTACTCTACCCAACTGTATCATGGTGTCATAAGTAA
- the LOC136252330 gene encoding uncharacterized protein codes for MNPGIIQRADLPGNNLISLTDAHHGIGRAGHNAIPEVPRFIPLLNACNPAQLHTYGLQQLHCPMGRGASVSFLPRFSQLISFQPRLQLQNTHHLPVQRTDNSYSDIVPMPVSNQELLSSHQPALLPDPPAPLPNQPYKLLAQTVPLPKQPSSLPDPPPPCSQSSDLSPSGLFTTKNIAGLEESYPDLVFAMRRSEKREYLEISQQDTQQVAGVGCMSPVRALFFDSDSNNVTYDVQALFSSVQAGTIESLDNARPVINMVSQNASYKFCPGLEYQHYFDFYVKVIRFHISTVRLWQRPFQRVDSIHCILLHQLAHNATMEEKSQYVVLCKQCKRLRALLNHQQNRSSKVDPSTKLQRQQPSSNYKLKHLSPASAQKRKKATQRERSADKAKLAKYEHLDVTLDDDQNDELNAVIEKIEEQHNDELGKVFQEGEAKSKHIGNSMRNIWQSDRCAQTTFLKDQLRNMNRKRGNRWNPVTIRIALAIFVRSPAAYEALKSFNVLQLPSRSTIQSYTGAFLHEAGASNESILKQIESYEAFKESCASSGKCRPKSNGVLIFDEVKVVSSLMWNSRNHQIIGLAMSERDQASLLDVYQLLEEDRHTKMTNYILQFLWRDLTSGFDVVGPYFTS; via the exons ATGAATCCAGGAATCATACAACGAGCCGACTTACCTGGGAACAATCTAATTTCCTTAACTGATGCCCACCATGGCATTGGTAGAGCAGGACATAACGCAATACCAGAAGTTCCCAGGTTTATTCCGCTGTTAAATGCTTGTAATCCTGCACAGCTGCATACTTATGGACTTCAACAATTGCATTGCCCCATGGGTAGGGGAGCCTCTGTGTCATTTCTCCCCAGATTTTCTCAGCTCATTTCATTTCAGCCAAGACTGCAGCTGCAGAATACACACCATCTTCCGGTACAGCGAACTGATAATTCGTATAGTGACATTGTGCCAATGCCAGTATCAAATCAAGAACTTCTGTCATCACATCAACCAGCTCTGTTGCCAGACCCACCAGCTCCATTACCAAATCAACCATATAAATTGCTTGCACAAACAGTTCCATTGCCGAAGCAACCATCTTCACTACCAGACCCACCACCTCCATGCAGTCAATCATCTGATTTATCACCGTCAGGTTTGTTTACTACAAAGAATATCGCTGGCCTAGAAGAAAGTTATCCTGATCTTGTGTTTGCCATGAGACGGTCAGAGAAAAGGGAATATCTTGAAATTTCTCAACAAGACACCCAGCAGGTAGCAGGTGTGGGGTGTATGTCCCCAGTGCGAGCTCTGTTTTTTGATTCTGATTCTAACAATGTTACATATGACGTTCAAGCTCTGTTCAGTTCAGTGCAAGCTGGAACGATAGAATCCTTGGATAATGCCCGCCCGGTAATCAACATGGTTTCCCAAAATGCCAGCTATAAATTCTGTCCAGGATTGGAATACCAACATTACTTTGACTTTTATGTCAAAGTAATAAGGTTTCACATCAGCACTGTTCGGCTATGGCAGAGACCTTTTCAGAGGGTTGACTCAATTCACTGTATATTGCTGCATCAACTAGCTCACAATGCTACTATGGAAGAGAAGAGCCAATATGTTGTACTCTGTAAGCAATGCAAGCGTCTGCGTGCTTTGCTTAACCACCAGCAAAACAGGAGTAGTAAAGTTGATCCTTCTACAAAACTCCAGAGGCAGCAGCCATCTTCAAATTACAAATTAAAGCATTTATCCCCAGCCAGTGCACAGAAGCGAAAGAAGGCAACCCAGAGAGAAAGATCAGCAGATAAAGCCAAGCTTGCCAAGTATGAACATCTAGATGTTACTTTAGACGATGATCAGAATGATGAGTTGAATGCTGTTATTGAAAAGATCGAAGAGCAACATAATGATGAATTGGGCAAGGTATTTCAGGAAGGGGAAGCTAAATCAAAGCACATTGGAAACAGTATGCGTAACATATGGCAATCAGACAGGTGTGCTCAGACTACCTTTCTGAAGGATCAACTGCGGAACA TGAACCGCAAGAGGGGTAACCGTTGGAATCCGGTTACTATTAGAATAG CACTGGCCATTTTTGTTCGCAGTCCAGCGGCATATGAGGCTCTCAAGAGTTTTAATGTGTTACAACTGCCTTCACGTTCTACTATTCAGTCTTATACTGGTGCCTTTCTACACGAAGCTGGTGCTTCAAATGAGTCAATTTTAAAGCAGATtgaaagttatgaagctttcaAAGAATCTTGTGCCAGCAGTGGAAAGTGCAGACCAAAGTCAAACGGTGTCCTTATATTTGATGAGGTAAAAGTTGTTTCCTCTCTGATGTGGAACTCTAGGAACCATCAGATAATTGGGTTGGCAATGTCAGAAAGGGATCAGGCATCACTGCTAGATGTCTACCAATTGCTTGAAGAGGACAGACACACAAAGATGACCAACTACATACTGCAATTTCTGTGGAGGGACCTCACATCAGGATTTGACGTTGTTGGTCCCTATTTCACCAGTTAA
- the LOC136252331 gene encoding uncharacterized protein, whose product MINALYASQDGGTRSFEDGNGTGFGWKAIVDMFARECQRRDIGHARMVPKLREIHVIRDSWTKLNVFPAKIMQQEQVLSELNSYVTQSPIPDDADNVRLTLRYLEACRDLFEDGFLSHDKITSMGSEPMLSIHKGFSHFEKWYNELSEESIGTQDPRFLSWQTWDLLRVCVYGFTGFATWFLDEYPEHFISPVRLSGSAVETLFSQFKSTARGKLSAMNYPTVRAAHLVKHTVTPHHSSKGYRDTPLQLCEVPLEKKKYERTIKPNQ is encoded by the exons ATGATCAACGCATTGTATGCTTCACAGGATGGAGGAACTAGGTCGTTTGAGGATGGCAATGGGACTGGGTTTGGATGGAAAGCAATTGTTGACATGTTTGCAAGGGAATGCCAGCGGCGAGACATAGGGCACGCAAGAATGGTTCCAAAGCTTCGTGAAATCCATGTGATTCGTGATTCGTGGACAAAACTGAACGTGTTCCCAGCCAAGATCATGCAG CAAGAGCAAGTTCTGTCAGAGCTTAACTCTTACGTTACACAATCCCCTATACCAGATGATGCTGACAATGTTCGTCTGACCTTGCGGTACTTAGAAGCGTGCAGAGATCTCTTTGAGGACGGATTTTTGTCTCATGACAAAATCACAAGCATGGGATCAGAACCCATGTTGTCTATCCACAAAGGATTTAGTCACTTTGAGAAGTGGTACAACGAGCTTTCTGAAG AGTCCATTGGCACACAAGATCCCAGATTTCTTAGCTGGCAAA CATGGGATCTACTGAGAGTATGTGTTTACGGATTCACTGGTTTTGCCACTTGGTTTTTAGACGAATACCCAGAACATTTTATAAGTCCAGTAAGGTTATCTGGCAGTGCAGTGGAGACATTATTTAGCCAGTTCAAGAGTACAGCAAGGGGAAAATTAAGTGCAATGAATTATCCTACTGTTAGAGCAGCTCACCTTGTAAAGCACACTGTGACTCCCCATCACAGCTCTAAGGGATATCGAGATACACCCCTTCAACTTTGTGAAGTTCCACTAGAGAAGAAAAAGTATGAACGCACAATTAAACCAAATCAATAG